In the genome of Meles meles chromosome 2, mMelMel3.1 paternal haplotype, whole genome shotgun sequence, one region contains:
- the ODAPH gene encoding odontogenesis associated phosphoprotein yields the protein MAHRLVFPYWLLVCWAAVAVAAGQKEGVTPPAALQDNGGPTDCQVFTLTPPPPRRNPVTRIQPVTRTPKCPFHLFPWQGPRVPIRFPHRPFLPWRCNPRFPFRPFFWPHGRLTPHYRYFPRRRLWRGSSSEESRWKREVPNIWKQKKPMAQRRF from the exons ATGGCTCACAGGCTCGTCTTCCCCTACTGGCTGTTGGTCTGCTGGGCGGCCGTAGCTGTGGCAGCAG GACAGAAAGAGGGGGTCACCCCTCCTGCAGCCTTGCAAGATAACGGAGGCCCTACGGACTGCCAGGTCTTTACactcacccctccaccccccaggagGAATCCGGTGACAAGGATCCAGCCCGTCACGAGGACACCAAAGTGTCCCTTTCATTTGTTCCCATGGCAAGGACCTAGAGTCCCCATTAGGTTTCCACACAGACCTTTCCTTCCTTGGAGGTGCAACCCCCGCTTTCCGTTTCGTCCATTTTTTTGGCCACACGGTCGCCTTACTCCTCATTATAGATATTTTCCCAGGAGAAGGCTCTGGAGAGGAAGCTCATCTGAGGAAAGCAGATGGAAAAGAGAAGTCCCAAACATCTGGAAGCAGAAGAAGCCAATGGCACAGAGAAGATTCTAA